TTTTTTTCTGTTATTCTTGTCATTTTGTAAGTTACAAGGATCATTATGCTAGTAAGTACCATATGTCACGGACcatattgatattttttgacCTATTAAATTTTCACGGAAGGGATGAGAATGAGGTATGGTATTAAAGGACCACTTACCAAAGGCTCCTATCAAAGGACCTGCTCCAAATCTTATGAGAGGACTTACTACAAATCATGTGAGAGGTCCTACTCCAAATCCTGTTAAAGGACCAACTCCAAATCTTGCAAGAGCTCCAAATACAAATCTTGTGACCATCTCCAAATTCAAGTGGCTTAACTCAGCAACTATCACCAACAATTATTGTTTCCAGTGACCTAGACAAGAAGCACAATATCATGACATTCATCCCAACAGGGATGTGTTTGTATTTAAGCCACCTTAGAAATAGGGATGTGTTTGAGGTCTTTTTAAATGCATTTGATCAATATATTTGCAGAATATAGGTGCTATTTTGGTACTATTTTAAATGAATTTGTTTAAGTTAATGTCCACTTTTTGAGATTTATTTGGTTGGAGTTATATCAACTTATGTGCACTTCTTGAAATACGTTTTATCATGATGTATTAGTTCAAACTGTTTTATGTATGCTTATTTTGCAAAATATGagtgtttatttttatgtaatttcaGTTTATAAGTATCTATTAGTACAAACTGCCCAAATAATCGTGCTTTATGTGATGTTGGCATAGAGGACCGTCTCCATATTTTTTTCCTGTGCTCAAATAGTCAAAGCATTTGGGCTAGAAGCAGATTTAGCACGGttgtgattgttgttgttgtgcaaGGAGCTGATATTACTAATGTTATTTTTAACTTGTTAAGATTGATTTTTTGGCGTTACAAGAAACAAAGTTAGAAGTCATTACAGATTCTATTTGCTACAGTATATGGGGTTCTCAGGACTGTGATTGGGTCTATCTTCCGTCGGTAGGGAGGAGCGGCGGTATTCTCTCCATATGGAGTAAGTCTAATAActctctcattttttctttcaagggCGAAGGCTTTGTTGGGGTTTGTCTTGAATGGGGTGTATTGAAAACCATATGCTTTGTGGTTAATGTATATTCTAAATGTGATATAGTATCTAAACGAAGGTTATGGAATAATTTATTGAACTGTAAAAGAGGTTTAGGGGATGGGAGGTGGTGCGTGGTTGGTGATTTTAATGCAATAAGGAGGATGGAGGAGAGGATTGGTGTTAATACTATGGTAGGTGGGACTATGCCAACAGAAGTAATTGAGTTCCAACACTTTATTGACGAGTTAGAGTTGGTTGATCTCCCTTTATTTGGGAGGCGCTTTACTTGGTATCATGCGAATGGTAGAGCGATGAGTAGAATAGATCGTTTCTTAATCTCGGATGAATGGGCTCTTCGGTGGGGAAATGGTTCTGTTTGGGTGCTAGATAGAGATGTTTCGGACCATTGCCCACTTCTCCTTAAATATAGCCATGATGATTGGGGCCCAAAACCTTTTAGATTCAACAATTTTTTGCTTGAAAATAAGAAGTTCATGGAGATGGTGGAGACGTTTTGGGTGAATTATAGGGTGGAAGGGTGGATGGGGTTTGTGTTGAAGGAAAAATTGAAAGCTCTAAAGTCTTTAATTAGAGATTGGCATAAACAAGAATACGGGGGCATGGAGGCGAGGATTGAGGAGTTGGTGGAGGAGATTAGAGATTTGGATACGAGAGGGGAGTTAGTGGGTTTGTCTATTCAAGAGGTGGAGAGTAGAAAAGAGAAGTTCGGCGCTTTGTGGAATTTCTTGAAAAATAAAGAGACACTTATGTTCCAACGTTCTAGATCCAAATGGCTTAAGGAAGGGGATGGGAATACTAAGTTCTTTCATAATAGTGTAAAAGctagattaaaattgaatcTAGTTTCGGCGCTTCGGGTTGGGGATGAGTGGTTAGAAGTCCCTAATCTTATTAAAGAGgagattttttcatattttaaagaTCATGTGTCTTCCTCTTTGAGAGTTAGACCCAAACTTGAAGGGGTTACTTTCCCTAGGCTTACGGAGGCGGACAATACGGGTCTTATTTCTCCCTTTTCATTGGAAGAAATCGAAGAGGCGGTGAAAGGTTGTGATGGTAATAAAAGTCCGGGACCGGatggttttaattttgtttttttgaaaaagttttggGACATGTTAAAAGGAGATATCCGCATTATGTTTGATCAATTTCATGGGAACTCTTGCCTTCCAAAGAACTTCTTGTCCTATTTTGTCACATTGATTCCAAAGGTTAACTCCCCGTCCTCGATATCCGATTTTAGGCCCATCTCTCTTCTTGGGTGTCTTTATAAGCTTATTGCCAAGGTGTTGGCTAAGCGGCTTGCTAAGGTGATTGACTCGATTATAGCTTCAAACCAATCGGCTTTTATTAAAGGTCGTAATTTGGTGGATGGTGTCCTAGTGGTTAATGAGGTGGTGGAATTGGcgaaaaaatccaaaaaagaaTGTCTTATATTCAAAGTGGATTTTGAGAAGGCGTACGACTCGGTTGATTGGGGGTTTCTTGAATATATGCTTCAAAGATGTGGTTTTTGTGAGAAGTGGATAGGTTGGATCCGAGTGTGTGTCTTTGCCGGAAACTTATCGGTCCTTGTTAATGGCTCCCCTACGGCGGAGATTAATATTCAAAGGGGCCTCAAGCAAGGGGATCCTTTGGCTCCTTTTTTATTCTTGATAGTGGTGGAAGGTTTAAGTGGAGTAATGAGGAAGGCGGTGGAGTTGAATGTTTTCAAAGGTTTTTCTATTGGAGGGGACTCGGTGGCAATATCTCATCTCCAATACGCGGACGACACCTTGTGTATAGGGGAGGCGTCGATTGAAAATCTTTGGACCTTAAAAGCTATTCTTAGAGGCTTTGAAATGACTTCCGGGCTTAAAGTCAATTTTTGGAAGAGTGGTCTTAGTGGTGTAAATGTAGAATCGACTTTTTTGGAGATGGCATGTAACTTCCTCAATTGTAGACGTGGTACGGTGCCTTTTAAATACCTTGGGCTCCCGATCGGGGCGAATCCAAAAAGCTTGGCTACTTGGGATCCCCTTATCCAACATCTTCGGAAAAAGTTGTTTACGTGGAGAAATAAACATATAAGCCTAGGAGGTAGAATAATTTTGATTAATGCGGTGTTGAATGCGATCCCAATTTTTTATCTCTCTTTTATGAAAATGCCGGTTAAAGTGTGGAAGAAAGTGGTGCGGATTCAAAGGGAGTTTCTTTGGGGGGGGGGTGAAAGGTGGCAAAAAGGTTAGTTGGGTGAAATGGGCGATGGTGTGTAAAGAAAAAAGCAAAGGAGGCCTAGGGGTGCGAGATGTTAGAATTGTTAATTTAAGTCTTTTAACCAAATGGCGTTGGCGCCTTCTTCTCCCGGGGAGGGCGCTTTGGAAGGATGTTTTAGTGGCGAAGTACGGGAGACACATTCTTACTAATGTGGATTGGAGTGGTGTTAGAATTCCTACCATGGCGTCAAAATGGTGGAGGGATATTTGCTCTTTGGATAAGCTGGTGGAATCTAAAAATTGGTTAGTAGAGTCCATGGTTCGCCGTTTGGGAAATGGTAATTCTACTTACTTTTGGACTTCTATTTGGACCGGTGATGTATCTATTTCGGCGCGTTTTCCCCGtttgttttctctctctaatCAAAAGGAGAGTATGATAAATGAACTTTGTGAGTATGACGGGGAGCGTTGGAATTGGACTTTCTCATGGCGGAGGGCTTTATTCCTTTGGGAGGAAGAACTTGTAGTGCGTTTGAGAGATCTCTTGGCAACGGTGAATTTATTAATGGAGGATGATGGTTGGAAATGGGTTCCGGATCCGGAAGGGGTGTTTTCGGTAAAATCTACCTATCTTCACCTTGTTGATGAACTTCGGTCCGGGGAGGTGTTGGAAGATGGTAAGGCGATGATTTTTGATCATATTTGGGATAGTCCGGCTCCGTCTAAGGTTATTGCCTTCTCTTGGCAACTTCTTCATGATCGGATTCCAACTAGAAGTAATCTTGCGGTTCGGGGAATTTTAGTTGCGGATGTTCCTTGGGAGTGTGTGGGGTGTGTGGGAAGTGTCGAATCATCCATTCATCTCTTTTTGCACTGTCCTAGTGCTTTGAAGGTGTGGTATGATATTTTTAGGTGGCTTGGATTAGTGATTGTGATCCCTCCTTCGTTATTTTTGCTTTTTGAGGTGTTGAGGGCGTCGGCGAGGAATGTCAAGATCCGTAAAGGATTTTTGTTGATTTGGCATGCTACAATTTGGTCCCTTTGGAAGGCGCGGAATGGCTCTATCTTCGCGAACGAAtcttgaaattcctggcacacagtggacaggtgttgctcaaggtgtagcaacacttgtctgttgtagacagatgttgtcactggtgcgccaacacttgtctataaacagagcaaataacataaaacaatactaacaataaagtaaataacacacgagagttgttaacccagttcagcctaaagcctactctgggggataccaatccaggaatgaagtccactatcagcagtattacttcgaagctaaactcacccgtttacaacttctcacttaatcactacccaatgacccttctacctaggaactcctagatatgagaccccgtcccaattcccaccttagcaacacagacagcgctgctattcaattccacaatcacaacaggtggagacacactcctaagaaactaggattcactcttgcttaaaagcttgtgagtaaaccacacaacacaatagaacaatctccgtacttcaaagcttaggagaagttcacacttacaactcaataacactcaggtcctaagcttgcatcaatgagacacaagataggctcacaattaacactctaaaatccctaaaacacacgctttgtaagaacacgattttagatgcttgaaaccatatgcttgccttcgtatttatagtagtagaacgacttgggcttcaagacaaaattagggcttctagaattgcggcagcagtgatatatttctgaaaataatagttatatttttgaaaccgtaaaaatatattttccaaaaatataattcctttggaaaataaaactagggtttagctgcctcatgaaacacattaaacacgtgcgccttcttctgtaagaaaccttgtcataattcttcaaacagatcttcaaaagattgagtagaaatttaaacccgctagctggcgcgcacgatacagagtcaggtgttgttccaaagtgtaacaacatttgtcacaacacttggggtcagcacacttgtctcaacacttggctaaaatatgtttttgcaaaatgtagccaattcatacaaaaacccaacaatctccccctttggcaaattttggctaaaacaatattagaccagtatatagagagatacagtattacctttccttcgagtcaacatgatcacacaactaggaaagaaagtaacacatagtaagactacttccaagagaaataagtagtatcagaggcaatgcaacagcggaataaaacacaactagcctcatggaacaacacaagggaaaaataaattcccataggcatctgagaaaaataaattctcagtcatagtagatagtggactcaatagtcaggtgccacaacatttggcacaacatttgtcatcaaacattcaggcgatcaagagataatatcactcacactccccctgaattcatgcatacacacaccagatagagaaagaatattcactactccccctcagtatatgcatattactcacactctcCCTCAATACGAGTATACGAACATTTCATGCAAAAACAGTCAACAGTctccagatgtgagaacatctgtccacacacttggcacacacacacactactccccctttttagccacaatttagacaaacatcatgaataggaaatcatagtgtaccagagcatagagaatatcagtgtgcagttattacagaccatagagcacacacaggtgctagaaattcaggACCTAGCCCAtaaaggaacaacaaaagaaacaccaaaagtacatcagaaacaaatataaggacACGTCAGAAAtcagattgaagaactttcatcagagtcctccatcacatcctcagaaccatcctcagactcactagcctcttttccttcttgtccatctggctcaccctcagccatttcagcagcttcctcagccttgagtgcctcaatcacacgatctattttcagcttcctggcctcaagagctctgctggtctcagtcaagtctgcaatcatctgcttcctagagagtacaccaccctggacagatgtgccaacacctgctgcagcatttgtcccatccagcagcctctgctcaattaccaacacccctttccttttacaaggaacatcagtactccttagtatatctgggtgttgctcaagaatgatattgcatagcagagtggggAGAGCAACTGGCTTTTCAACAGCATATGTCAGAGCGTGacttaaagtttcttgaaagaaataagctccatagtcaaaattggccttggtacccacagcatagatGAACCTACCCAATCCTCTTGCCACATCTCCTGAGTGAgttgtaggcacccaattatgggcagcaatcctatttaaaacagcatagaatggtgagagggaagttgcagacaactttgccttgcttggccacactttaatttttccaccagtgaggaccttgcagatttcattatctgtggctttcagaggagccacttcatcagaacttctttggagatattggtttatcacaataggggagaattgaatacactttccacgaacaaacacttgcctgtattcaggacttgctggatcattacagtctgcagccacattaatcaaaaattccttgacaagcctgtcatagcacttgtccaaaccaaccacagttttcatcaaacctgcatactcaagagcttcaatAACAggaggacattcaagaatatcatcttTCAAATTCCTTTCTAGGGCCAGCCTTCTATGATAtacaaatttccatcttgcagacccattttccagatgaaatgaaacattatctaatggagcatagggaacagattggggaaccttcttccttcctacactcttcctagatgtgctgccagatgcagcaacttctgtctcaggttcaaaatcagaatcactagttggaggagcttttcttttcttggtctctgacctagggaccactttactgacaggttttggaggtccatacacaggctttttaccagtagcctttccagccttagagggtttgggtgtttggacaggtgtactagcagtctctacacctttattaaccctacttctagtcctcctagccacactagcctcaGAGTTTGTAGGGACAGCCTTATCACTAGCAGTAGTTTCATTAACAAGTATAACCTCTGGATTATCATTCACAGCTTTAGCAGGAACAGTTTCTTTATCAGtagccttaggtgggggactctcatctGACTCAGAATAGTCAACCAAATTTtcctgtgccaaagatgtggtaacatctggcacaacatttggcgccgcgccatgtgttgcaacatttggcgcaacatgagtctcaggagcagttttcttaatggactcatcagcaacatcattattggtctcagtagaagcaccaatattatcattaacagcaacaggggagttaggaacacttttccccaaatttccaGACATCTCAGGGGTCTCTACACCTAGGGTTTCACCAGGATTTGGAACATTAAGGTTTTGATTAAGAGAATTCTTACCAGATGCGTCGACATTAACCTCTGCAACTTTTACGACAGGAGTAGCAACACCACTCGATGgaagtggatcaacatgcagttcagacattgtaaaactTCTTCTTGATTCAGACTTCGATTTCTTGCTTTTACGCTTTGAAACTTTAATCGAAgcggagggagatgaaggatttgtaCTTGTTCGAGATGATTTATCCTTCTTTGCAACTGACTTTCTTCGCATCTTTGGACTTGTGAAAGGAATGGAGTTAAGAGGAATAGCGTTGATTACTTCTTTTTGTGTCGACGGAGCAGCATTTGTCTTGCTTGGTGAAGATTTGACAGAATCAGACATGATTGTTGAGAAAGAGTATCTGAAAAGAGCAGAAATTGGAGAAGTGTTGATGGAGAAGTTAGATCGGttttgagcgtgagagagagaatgaattGAGAgcaatgattgtggttgatggaggttgtgggaagttgaatgaaaacttccttgattagcgtgtaactttaagtgaagagaggtagttacacgcattacatgctgtaactgctatttgtcttcaaaaaggcaaattccaagtttgcctctcaaattttcaaattgatttgCATCTAAggcctttgtaaaaatatctgctaactgttcttcagatgcaatgtgctcaagtgtaacaattttttcttctacaagctctcttataaaatgatgacgtatatcaatgtgcttagtcctactatgttgaataggatttttagaaatgtttatagcacttagattgtcacagtaaagtgtcatgacatcttgctcaacactatactccttcaacatttgtctcatccataacaattgagagcaactactcccagctgctatatattctgcctcagctgttgatagagacacactattctgcttcttactaaaccaagatactagattgtttcccaagaagaaacatgcaccagaggtgcttttcctatcatcagcacttccggcccaatctgcatcacagtatccaattaaggtagaatcattaccatgagagtataaaatTCCATATCCACAcgttccattgacatatttgaagattctctttacttgagtcagatgactcatcttgggttcagattgatatctagcacaaacaccaactgcaaacatgatatcaggcctgctagcagtgagatatagcaagctcccaatcatacttctatagagactttgatccacatcaaccccttttTCATCCTTGGTAAGCTttaagtgtgtaggtgcaggtgtccttttgtgactaccaccttccattccaaatttcttcacaatgtttcttgcatatttttcttgagagataaatatggtgtcttccatttgtttgacctgaagacctaaaaaataagttagctcacctacaagactcatttcaaattcagattgcatttgatgcacaaaatgttccaccatttgtcgcgacattccaccaaatacaatatcatccacatatatctgagctatcattagcttccctttctcttctcttacaaacaaggttttatcattaccacccttcttgtatccatggctgacaaggaattcagtcaatctttcataccatgctctaggggcttgtttcaatccatagagtgctttctttagtttgtaaacatggttaggaaagcttggatctacaaacccttttggttgctcaacatatacctcttcatttagatagccatttaggaatgcactttttacatccatttgatatagcttgaatttcaaaatgcatgccacagccaagagtaatcttatggactccaagcgagcaactggagcaaaagtctcatcaaaatctactccttctatctgggtgtatccttgtgctacaagtctggctttatttctagtaatatcaccattttcatcagttttgttcttgtacacccactttgtaccaataacatttataccatctggtctaggtactagatcccatacctcacttcttttgaactgagttagttcctcctgcatagcattgatccagtattcatcagtcaaagcttctttaacattctttggttcaatctttgatatgaaacatgaattggagattgcttcttttgatcttcttgttgcaattccttgatttggatttccaatgacaagttccagaggatgattcttctgtgttctagtagatggtcccttgtttggtctaggatcctctgtagtagactcagaatgttgatcaggttcaggttcagtttgatcatcatcaggtgttgggacaggtgttatgacatctgtctcttcagctggatctgcacttgttgtatcactgtcatcaacaacaacattaattgattccatcatagttcttgttctggagttaaaaaccctgtatgctctgctgttggttgagtaacctaaaaatatcccctcatcacttttgggatccaattttctcctaggttctctatctgccaaaatataacattttgacccaaacacatggaagtacttcacagtaggcttcctattcttccatagttcatacaatgttgtagcagtacctttccttaatgttactctattgtgaatgtaacatgctgtattcatggcttcagcccagaacttgtaaggaacatttttggcatgcaacattactctagcagattcttgtaaggttctattctttctttcaaccacaccattttgttgaggtgtaattggtgaagagaattcatgaattattccttcagcagcacaaaaatcagcaaatttagagttttcaaattccttaccatggtcacttctgattcttacaataccacagtctttctctttttgaagttgtacacaaagatttttgaattcttcaaaagtctcagatttttccctaatgaaattcacccaagtatacctagagaagtcatcaacaacaacaagaacatatttcttacctccaagactctcaacttgtatgggccccatcagatccatatgtagtaactcaagaactctagaggtggacaagtgttgcaacttttggtgcgacactttggtttgcttcccaatctgacattcaccacagatattgccttcctgtatctgtaagattggtagtcctctgacagcttcttctgatatgactctcttcatgctcttcaggttaaggtgtcctaatttttgatgccacagcttaacctcttcatttttagttaagagacatgtagatacattaccttcttcaaaagggatccacaagtagcagttgtcttttgatctaacacccctcataaggatgtctccttcattattgctgaccagacattcattttttgtaaagttgactttcatgccttgatcacatagttggcttatactgattagattggcagttagtccttttacaaggagaacattttcaagttttggtagaccatggtcaacaagtcttccaatacctttgatttccccctttgctccatctccaaatgtcacaaaacttgtggcataagattttacttcctttaaatatttttcaacaccagtcatgtgtctggaacagccactatcaaagtaccaatcttcttttgatgatgctctgagagatgtatgggcaatcatacttttcccactgctttcagctgtatactccttggtattggttgcatcatctttttgcttccattccatctttgttttagtgatggattgatcagattcttgtggagtttcacttggataaccatacagtttgtagcaataaggccttatgtgcccctttcttccacagtgatgacatctccatgaatggtacctgcttcttggtctaggtataaacctaggtctctgccatctttgctgatgtggtgccgcatgtggcaacacttgtctctgctgtctatgagacaggtgtggcgacatTCTGTCATGCATGTTTGGAGacggttgtttacttatctcaggcataaattttccttctttgttgtaatccataatcctattaacatttttgtattcatacccaatgcctgttttggatctactaggggcaggcaaagtttccaggatttcatctagatcacttcctttaaatagcctaagaacatgcttctttaaattctcaagatgagagtttaattcagttacctcttcattcagatgggctatctcagtcagttgtttgattttgtcagcttctaagttgatgatagttgccttctgttgctcaatgatctttaaactatcttcccatttagtaccaaattcagagattcttgacaaattagcagctttctcagtttgcaacttagtgattgtctctttt
This portion of the Trifolium pratense cultivar HEN17-A07 linkage group LG3, ARS_RC_1.1, whole genome shotgun sequence genome encodes:
- the LOC123912721 gene encoding uncharacterized protein LOC123912721, which gives rise to MVCKEKSKGGLGVRDVRIVNLSLLTKWRWRLLLPGRALWKDVLVAKYGRHILTNVDWSGVRIPTMASKWWRDICSLDKLVESKNWLVESMVRRLGNGNSTYFWTSIWTGDVSISARFPRLFSLSNQKESMINELCEYDGERWNWTFSWRRALFLWEEELVVRLRDLLATVNLLMEDDGWKWVPDPEGVFSVKSTYLHLVDELRSGEVLEDGKAMIFDHIWDSPAPSKVIAFSWQLLHDRIPTRSNLAVRGILVADVPWECVGCVGSVESSIHLFLHCPSALKVWYDIFRWLGLVIVIPPSLFLLFEVLRASARNVKIRKGFLLIWHATIWSLWKARNGSIFANESFAPNDIVEEIKVTSWKWSLARLKVPPCMYYEWTWDPGDCLLR